The Synergistaceae bacterium DZ-S4 genome segment CAAGCAGTTCGATCCTGCGCAATCCCAGCTTGTTATCTGCTTCTTCGAGCAGTTTTTTCATCAATGCTGTTCCGATCCCATTTTCCTGGCAGTACGGGGCAACCATGATTGCCAGTTTTGCACTGTGCCTTCTGGTTGAGCACCTGTTCCTGAGCATTACGGCCATTCCGGCCACCTCGCCCTTTTCAACGGAAACAAAAGCACGGTCATCATCTGACAGCGATTTGATGAAATCAACAGTGGCATCAAGCCTTTCGCTTGTTAGGGCCAATACCCCTTCTCTTACTCCGTTGAGTCTCCTGATCCTTGAGATCTGATCTGCGTCTTCGATTGCAACCGGTCTTATTTCCAAAATGAGGCACCTCCGTGCTGTGTATTGCAATTTTCAAGTTCAGGTTATATTTTACCTCAGGGAGGCTGATTTATGATAGGCATTCCTACCTTGACACTTTATCATAACAGTCTATAGTTTGTAATTGTTACAAACTGAGCTAAATATTTCACGGAGGTGCTTTACTGATGAAAATTGGAAAAAAGATGGAAAAAAGTATCAATTCCCAGATACAGGCGGAGTTTGAATCATCTTATCTTTACCTTTCTATGGCTGCATGGTTTGAGGATGCAGATCTTCCCGGATGTGCCCACTGGATGGAAAAACAGGCTGAAGAAGAGTGGGCGCATGGCATGAAGTTCTACAAGTACCTTGTTTCACGCGGTGGCCGTGCAGTACTTGGCCCCATAGCAAATCCCAAGAACGAATGGAAGGACGCGGAAGATGTTTTTCAGGAAGTCCTTGCCCACGAAGAGAAGGTAACCTCCCTAATATATGCCATGGTTGAATTGGCAGAGAAGGAGAAGGATCACGGAACAAGAAGTATGCTTAATTGGTTCGTTGACGAGCAGGTCGAAGAAGAGGAGCATGCCACAGAGATACTTGCAAGGCTTAAGAATTCCGGCAATTCTCCCATGGCTTGTCAGATGCTTGACAGGGATCTTGGAAGCAGATAAGTTCAATTTTGTTATTAAAGTTTCCTTTGATATAAGTTAAAATATACATTAATAAATCTTTGCCCCGGGAGGATCGACCAT includes the following:
- a CDS encoding GNAT family N-acetyltransferase → MEIRPVAIEDADQISRIRRLNGVREGVLALTSERLDATVDFIKSLSDDDRAFVSVEKGEVAGMAVMLRNRCSTRRHSAKLAIMVAPYCQENGIGTALMKKLLEEADNKLGLRRIELLVLTDNIPAINLYKKFGFKTEATRKNAAVKDGKFVDEYFMGRINKKGDTSV
- a CDS encoding ferritin → MKIGKKMEKSINSQIQAEFESSYLYLSMAAWFEDADLPGCAHWMEKQAEEEWAHGMKFYKYLVSRGGRAVLGPIANPKNEWKDAEDVFQEVLAHEEKVTSLIYAMVELAEKEKDHGTRSMLNWFVDEQVEEEEHATEILARLKNSGNSPMACQMLDRDLGSR